TACGGTTATAATACAAAGATTGTGGCCTCCACGAGAGACTGCTGCAACAAGTTTTCAGTGCTTTCggtttggtttcggtttcggtttcgttttcggTTTCCGTTCAACTCGGTTCCGTTCGGTCCTGTTTCGGTTCACAACAAAGCTATAGGAAGGATTCCAGAGATTAGAGAGCGCCGGCCTAGTCGGCCATGTTCACGTTGTTCATGCGCATCTTGGCGAAGTCCTCGAACACAATattgtcgtcgtcgtcctgGTAATAGCCCTTGACATTGCGGTGCTGCTCGATGGACTTCATCTTCTTCATGGCGTTCGAGCGCTTCTTCTCGATGGTGCCTACGCCATTGGTTACAAGGATTACTTGGGTGTTAGAGGGAATATTAAGAAGTATTTACCAGGAGCCGGTTGGAGCAGTTTGAACGGCACATCCGTCTGCATTTCCCCGCCCAGGGTGCCGCAGTTCAGCTTGATGCGCACCGAGTACGAGATGACAATACCACAGGCATCTCCCGTGGACTTGCCCTCCTGCACCATGGTCGACGAGGCCAGGTTGACGTCCTCGTCCTTCAGGTGCCCATCCAGAGCAATGCCTGCAATCGAGAGAGATTATCCCCCAGTTAGGCACCTTGAAACACCTAGTATTTCCATCCTTAACCCACCATGGCGATCCTTGTTGTTGGCCGCCAGGGGAATCAGGTAGAAGGTCTTGGTCAGATTGGCGCCCGGGGTGATGGGGCAGCCCTCCTTGGTCTCCAGCTGGGCCACGTGCTTGCTGAACTGGGCGTTCACCATGGTGATCTCGGTGTGCTGCACAATGAAGCACTTGATGCTCTTCACCGACTTCTTGGAGTTGTTCGACACCTGGACGGTGGCCGCCGTCTTCTCGCCGTGGTAGTAGATCTCCCGGTCCAGCGTGACCTCCAGGCTGATCTTGCCGTTCGAGAAGGTGAATCCCTTGCTGACCAGCGAGCTCGGCAGGCGCTGGCCGCGATTGAGGGGCGCGTACTGGAGCTTCTTGATCACCAGGCTGACCATGCTGCGCTTGTGCTGGCGATCGTCCTCGGAGTCGCCCACAAAGGCCCGGATGGTGTACTCCACGCCCAGGGGCTTGCCATTGTCGTCGCCCTCCTGCTGCAGGGTCACCGAGCTGGGCGAGTTGGGCGGGAAGTGGAAGGTGAAGGGATGGGCATTGCAGCCCAGTTTTCGCACCAGCTTCTCCTGCATGGGGGTCATCTCCATGTTGGGATTGGTCATCGGAACGATCTGCTCCCGCGACAGGATCAGCTCCTTGGAGAACTTCACTCCCATGACCTCGTCCTCCTCGCGGCCATAGCGATAGGTGGTGGCCAGCTGGCCAAAGACCTTCCTGTTCTTCAGGTAGTCCGGCTCCACCACTATGACCCCGTCCACGGGATCGCAGTAGTCCAGATGGTCAATGAAGTCGCGGCGGCCCAGATAGAAGGTGACCTTGCCGTTAGGCGTGGCCTTCTTGAAGACCTTGACGGAGACAACCATTGTGGATATAGTTCAGTTCCTGGATTTCTGCTCGATGAAACTTGGGTTCGATGCGCGTTATAGAGTTTTCCGTTCGGCGGAGGAAAATGCGAAACCCCAGTGCCGTGCAACCTGCTTATATACCTTTCCGTTGGCCCTGTCCGTGGGTCTTCTTCGTTCTGGCCACTAACTGGATTTGCGCGTTATGCAGTTGTTTGCTGGACATCACAAAGAATAGTACAAAACTGCGAGCAAGCTGCTTCTGGGGGTTGGTCTATTTTCTGCGCAGTTTGCCACTTGCCCGAGCAAATTGGCTAATGTCAAGTATTTCCCCCATTCCGACCTGGTGCGAGGTCATCTGGCCAACTGTTGAATAATTGGGGGCCGATTCTTAGGGGGATTAGCACCTGATTCGGTGTTACCGGGTTGTTATCAGGCGGGAGAGTCTGGCTCTTGTTGGCCAATCGCTAACTGACAGCGGCAGGGGAAGCcctaaaagttttaatttggttATGGATCAAACGTCGATATATTGATTTGTGTGCCGGGGGCTTTGTGGTGTGTTGAGCTTAACTACTAAATTACGAAAGAGCGAACTTTAAATGAAATCTAGCTTAATATTTAGCAAAGcctataatattttcttaatatatataatatttccttACAGTTGACAGTTGAAATCAAAATGCAGACTCAGACACACACCACCACAGATCGACATGGCTATAGCTTGCGCTTCTCGCCCTTCGAGGCCAACTACTTGCTGCTAGCTACCAGGTGAGACCCCCTAACCCATCGCACTAGACCATAAAATAACCCGTACCATTTACCAACCCATCCGCAGCCAACTGTACGGTCTTGCTGGAGGTGGTTCCCTGTTTCTGCTCGAACAGAACTCCAGTGCGAGCTCCTCCGACGGCCAGAGCCTCGGGGAGCTGTGCCGTCTGGAGTGGTCCGACGGACTGTTCGACGTCGCCTGGTGTCCCTACGCCGCCGACATTGCGGCCACCGCCTCCGGCGATGGCTCGCTGCAGATCTGGTGCGGCCTGGACGGCGAGTCGGCGGCCAACCAGCAGACGCCCAAGCAGCCGCTGATCTGCCTGCAGGAGCACAAGAACGAGGTCTACAGCCTGGACTGGGGCGAGAAGTGGAACTACCACACCCTGCTCTCGGCCAGCTGGGATTGCACTCTGAAACTGTGGGACTGCAACAGACAGAGCTCCGTCTCCACCTTTGTGGGCCACAGCGATCTGATCTACGGGGCCAAGTTCTCGCCCCTGATCGCCAATCTGTTTGCTAGCGTGAGTACCGATGGGCATCTTAACTTATGGAATTCTCTTGACTTTGCAGGTAAACCCCTGATGAGCATCGAGGCGCACGCGAGCGAGGCCCTGTCCTGCGACTGGTCGCACTTCGATCGGAATGTCCTGGTCACCGGCGGATCGGATGGCTTGATTCGGGGATGGGATCTGCGCAAGATGAGGACCCACGTCTTTGAGCTGTACTCCGGGGAGTTTGCAGTGCGTCGATTGGCCTGCTCGCCGCACTCGGCGGCGGTTTTGGCATCCGCCAACTATGACTTTACCACGAGGTAAGTGGGGGTCAAGAGGTTTTCTATAGGAAGGAGGGTCAATATACCTGGAAGAATATTCAAATAACTGTGTAGAATCAATTTAGAACGGATTTCCGAACCAGGAAACGATGTACTTATGATATGTATGGTTAATAAAAACACTCTCCCCTCAGGATTTGGAATCTGGAGCGTGGCGAGTCCGCCCAGGAGATCAATGCCCAGCACACGGAGTTCGTCTGCGGCCTGGACTGGAACCCGCACAGGACCCACCAGCTGGCCGACTGCGGCTGGGACTCGCTGGCCAACGTGTATACCCCGCAGTGCCTGAGCGGCGAACTGGCCGTCTAGGGCAGCACTGGGCATGCCCGCAACTGGACACACTGGAACTGGTACTCCCTAAATACCGAAAACACATGTGATAAGGCGCTGGTGGCGTCGAAATAGCCAGGCCTACAAACGGTGCCCCGCCAGGAAGATAGCTGAGCTATGCGAAATGCCTATAAGGAACTCTGAGGATCCGAGCCCCGAGACAGGGCGATGACGTGTAAATAGTTGTGTGATAAACGCTGAACGGGCGAATCCCCAAGCAGGTGCTTCAAATGTCAATAAAAGCTTACATATATTACGCGGATTATATGAATTATGTGCATGGGCTCGGTGTCTGCTTTCTGCCGCTGTTATTATGCCCTTCACAATAAATTTGCTGGCCGCTGGCTATAATTTGCACTCGGGCCCTTGTCTTAACAGGAATTTAACGGGTCTCGCAATGGGCTAGGTGGCAAAGAGCCAGCAGACGCTGACGGAGATTGACCAGGGGATCTGGATGCTTTTCCGGCTGGCCTCAGACCCCtgaaacaaacaaacacgcAATAAAGCGCTAATTTGCTGCAACGTTTTATTGCCTGACTGGAGCCCGAAATCCCTGACATTCCCGGAATTGACACAGCCCAAGACAGGGAGAGATGGCCCAGAGGTGTGCCAAGCGATCGCACCTTTTCGGCCGACATGGTGTGAAaaggcaacagcagcaggcacCGCAGCATCAGCTCCTCCGGTCCCTGATCCCTAAGCCCTGATCCTGTCATTATCGCAGAACGAGCTTTAACTGCTACTCGaggcaaatatttgctttgAAGCCAATTGGCGCTGATTTCTTCTGACAATTGGGGGCAGATCGGGAGGACgacagccagcagcagctgctgacCCCCAATTATCTGCTCGCCAGTCAAGTGAAACCAAAATTGATATTAATGCCTTGtttgtgttaataaaaatcggtttTTGGGGGCCTGCGAGGTGCTGAGTATATCCTTAGGCGCTGCCAGGTCTTGATGCGCAGCATggcactttattttattttaaataattatttaatgaaggTGGTAAGCTAAGTGCTTCAGAGGGCTTTTGAGTTGCAGAAAGGTATCAAAACTAAATGTACTTATGCAGCTAGGACTGAAAAAATAGTTGTAtggtaaaaatacaaattacttgtttatttagaggaataatattaattttaacttATTATCCCATTTAGCAGTTTGCAAAAGTTTTGGCGCCATCTATCGGTTATAAGCAATACCTTTCAATTTTACATACATCTTACATGAATTTTACATACACTTTACCTCAACTGCACTGCTTTAATAGCGGCAACATTTTGAACTGCTTTAAAACCAGTTTTTTAAATCAACTCgggaacaaataaatataaaatagaaaaaataagatgtccgatgaaatttaaaaatagttattttaatagTATGTCAGTGCTAGCAGACCGGAAAGGGTATAGCTCTCAGTCAGGGAAAAAAGGATAAGAAAGGTTGACGGAGcctttatttaaaacattatcaaaattgtgaaacaaaataaaacaaaaaataattgctgagttcaaaattaaatattattttttaaaatatacagaGATGgttgaaatgtttttatgttttgtaaGGACCGTGTTTTTGTAGCCGAACTGGAATACTTTAAAACCTTCATATATTGTGTTACACCCCCAGCACGAGCTTTACCCTCGTAAAGCAGGAATTGGATTTGAAATGAAGGAACAATACCGGCAATTACCCGCAGCAATTTAGTCGAAAGCCAAACAGTCGGGAAACTATAAATTAGCGCCAAACAAAGTTGCAGGCGGCTGCCGGGCGAAGAATCGGCCACTTGGCGAGGAGCTGCCTAGGCCACAACCTTGAGTTGGCCCCTCGGATCTCGTCAGTGTCAAGGCTGCGTGGTGCAGCtcgttataaataaaacaaaaaatgtaagtcAGAGAGCAGAGGTATAGTACAGCTCAACACCCAGCACGCGAGGAGGCGGACGCTTCTGCTCCGGCAGCTCCCTCGGCACTCGGGCACTCTTACCTCCCCGGGAGGTGGACGATGGGAATGGGGGACTTATCGCCAGCAGGTTCTGGATCGTGTCTCTACCTGGACCCACTCCGCGCTGCACTGCTGCAGCCTTCCCGCTCAGCAATTTAAATTGCCTCCACGAGCATTTTGATGGCGATCACGCGCCCCCTTTGAAATCTCGCTGCCCAATCTGCGCCACAAAGGATCCGCAGACGAGTGCCCGTTCCTGCTTCTGCTGCCATACTACTCCTATACCATAGCTTCTTTTAACGACTGTCCCTGGTATTAATTTCGCTTTAACGTTTTGTTCTGAGGGCCCTAATCGTCACCGTTTCGCATCGGGCATCGCATCGGTCCTGGCGGTTCGGTTTTGGTCAGGCTAACACGTGTAGTTGGCATTGCAGACCTCCTTCGGTGCACAGTTGGCCGGGCATCATCACAGAGCACACCGCAAACTAGATGCCAACGaaatggtttttggttttccttttttcttcaTATGTCGGAACTGgagttagagtgggcgtagcACAAGGGCAATCTTGATAAGCAGGGCGTTCGTTTGAAAAGACAAAAGAGTGCCGGAAATAATTGTCAGGGGATGATTGCCGGCTGCCGGGGCTACCTGTCTTCACGGGGGCTAATTGAAGCGGGAATCACAGGTCCTGGCATgggcaattaaaaattcaaggGGCCCAGCCAGGATGTGGCTACCGTTAGATCCAGGGGCTGATGGTGTGAATTTATTCACCTGGGTGGATGGAATTTATTCATAAGATGCTAGGGCACAGGAAACTCTTGACGAGGTGTTGAATGCCCAAGTCTGAAGTTTTCCGAAAATCAAAATTACCTAAGCTGCGCACGCCGTGGTCTTCGGATCCTGAGATCCTGCCATCCTGCGATCCTGCGATCCTCGCTGATCCCGTCTCGCCATTGTTCCAGCTCGCTTATGACATAATGAGAGCAGCCAACGCAATGTTATGCAATAGCAGCAGCGGCAGGGTCGTAAACCCAAGGACCCTAGGCCTAGATCTAGATGGCCCATAAAAACGGCCACTGAACTACATTCGCTGCCTGGCCGCGCCGTGGCGACCTGAGAACTGAAAAAATCTGCGCACATTTGTTTATGGCATGTTGTTAAAAAATTCAGGACATCGAGAGCGGGCCCGAAGTCGGGGCCCTGTTTTTGGGACGGCAATTTACGCAATTCCGGGCAAAAAACAAGGCCAAGGCACCCGCTGTGCGATTCCGCGAAgtgtttttgcattttttccagAACTCGCCTCGACCCAGATCCTGGAACAGGATCACATCATCGCCGCGCTGCTCTAATTTTTTGTTACAATTGTTTTTTGCACCCCAGCGCATTTGCATTCGCGTGGCAGGCtcgttcttttattttttctgctgCCACTTTAAGGTTGAcccaggcaaacaaaaagtggtcctgcataaacaaaaaaattggcTCAGCTGGCAGCGGTTGCAGTCGCGTGGCTGCCACAAAGGACCTTTGCATTTCgggctaaataaataaaaaatgggtGCCCGCTTCTGGGGAACGAAACCACTTGATTTTGAGCGCTTCCTTTATTTGCCTATAAATCATACTTGTGAATTCCCAGTAGCGCCGCCGAGTTCTGTTTGGATGTTTACAAATACGAGATCTATGCGATGAGGCATCACCATGATCgcttttctaaaaatattagaTCTGGCGAGTGATTTCGATTACTCTCCCcaaagaattttcaataccgTTCGCCAACCTTCAGATTATTTCGATCTTCTGTAACTCAGCTAATATATTCAGAGACTAAAAATGGCATTTTATTAGGTATCCATACCAGGgattgatttattttccctGGGTATTTCCATGGTCTTGGAATTTTTGGCATTTGCTAACGCTTTAATGGTTGAGGGTGAAGGACGCTCGGCGGCGTGCTCCACAGATCAAATACTATGAAGTCGGCGAGACTGACGATTTGGGGAGCAAGGTCGTCTCGCAGTCAGCTATAAATAAGACTTTCATTCCGTGCAAAATATTCTGcgtataaataatttgttggaaaaataaaactgtCCGCGGTCCGTCCACGGTTGATCTGTGCGACTGGCTGCTTGTTTTTGAACTCATGACCAAAATACTTCAGCGGCCCGTCTCACGGCTAAAAATAGAGCCCACCTCCCACACAGACCGCCTCCGATCCCCCGGATTTCGGCTTGCGTTCCGGCCGTAATGTAGTTGTAGAATTATCGACTGACGTGCGCCGCGATGACGCGCTTTCTCCCGGCGAAGCGATTCTGCACAGAGGGCTCCAGATCCAGGTGATGACGATAGCCAGTGGCCCGCAGCACCGGCGGGGCGATCCAAAATCGGCCAAATCCAGATTGGATATGATGGGTGTTGGGCGATCGGGCGATGGCGCTGATGATGGTGGTCCAAAGGCGTCAGCAGCGGGCCTAAAAATTAGTTTCCCAGTTCGACAACAAATTTGAATGTTAAAACAACAGTCGATCTAGTGGATAGGAAATACTCTATCTATGATATAGATAATTTAGTTTTGTTGATTATACTGTTATACTCTGATTTTGTAAGGTGGTGAGGGTCCTGTAATAAttaccttaaaaataaattgtaaatttaacaAAAGAATATAACTCAACTGATGAAAAATTCtttgttattataattataatacttATTGCTCTTTGATTCTGggattttataataaatatttcattacaTTAGAtcggataaaaaatatttataaaattagaaAAGATCAGTACCCTCTGCTACCCTTTCTTTGCATTACCCTAACGCAAAACACATTTATagggaaaacaagaaaaaagtgcaaaacgcgaaaatatttttcacgaAAAACAAATTCCTTTGCAGCACGTCAATTACGTCAATGCGGGACTGTGGGGCTGTCAGGAAAATATAACGAACGCCAGCCGAGCGGGGAAAAGTTTTCCCGAAAAAAGGAGGGGTGGCGCGCAGAAAGGGGGCGGGTGCGTCTGTTAAGTCCAGACGTGGGCGTGTAGATCGGCGGAGGAGCTGCTGTTTTTTCGGCCAAATCGCCTTTTCGCCTGGCGATGACGCGTGAACTTGCCTTTGATTTCGTTTACACTTTTTTACCCTTCTCGCTCTCTTGAATTTGGCCAAGAATAACAAGGTgggcatttgcattttgttaTTGCTGGTCAGGCGGCTCGCACACGCGCCCCGGTGGGTGGCTGGCTGAGATCTTTATGAACTGGATGGATGCCATCTGATGGCATGCCAAATAAACCAGATTTATGCAGGCGCATTCCCACTTCCGCCGGGGGGCACGAGGTGTGCGATTACCAATTAGGGGAGCCGCTCATGCGCGGCCGCACGTGTCCTTCGGCATGAGCAGGATGGACCCCCCTTCCTAACCAGCCACATGCTCATCTCCCCGTCCCAAGGCAGACACCTCACTTAAGTGCCATTTCCGCTCGCTCGGCGGACATTAAATTAGCAATCATTAGGCCAGCTCCAAATCCAAATCGCCGGCAATCAGCATCCAATTTGGCCAAATGCCGCCACAGCCTTTGTGCCACTCGGGGATTTAGTTATAAAAGATTTGCCCCTGCcactgctcctgctcctgctcctgacACCGTCCGTTGAGCTAAGTGAGCGTtgatttcggtttcggtttcgggttGGGAATGGGAGGGGGCTTGggactgggattgggattgggattgggccCACCTGTTGCCCCATTGTCCTCCAAAGTCCCGGCCTTATAAGTGCCAGGCCGGCAcacacatttatattttattcggCGTTTTTTGTGCGACCGGGGCCGTTTGCGAAATCGCATAAACATAAAGGTAATTGCACAGACATGCCAAAAAATTATCCGATATTCGTCGTCGATGTAAGGCAGGCGGCGAGGATGTGCGGCTGTGTAAAAAACCCAGCAGCGAAAcgaaaaggaaaaagaaacCATCGATGCTTGGCATTTATTGTGATCGCCGCTTATTGCGCCGGGCACTGGGATATCCGAGAGTGCCAAGGTTCTTCATTTGGCTCCCGGGTTCGGGTCTCAAAGCTATCTGGATGCGCTACAAGGTGTTCGGGGTCAAAATACTTTATTTGAGAATTTATACTCTCAATTATTCGAGTAGAAACTTTCTTGCATTCAAGTCTAGAGAACACTCAATATTTTTGGTCAAGATGGAGtaagttataaaataaagatgAGAGTATTTTATTCTCTCACTTGTTCAAGAAGAAACTTTCTTGAATTCAAGACGAAAGAACTCTAAATTTTTTGTGAGTAAAGTAATGTATAATGTTGATTGAAATTCCCTTCTTTTTATTGTAACTTGAGTCCTATCATTTTAAAGACCttacaaatgttttatactttttatattatttaagttttaaaatcatttgaaGTTGAGTTCAAAAACCGTGAAACTCGCGGTGCAGGGTGACAATCCCCAAATAAAAGTGATTGTTTCCTTTAGTCCCAAAACGAAAAAACAGAAACCAAAATCGGCTAAGAGATTCGCATTGCCTTTCAGCTGCTGCGACTGCTCCTCTGTTTACATGGGATGCTGTTGGCGTCGTCGACGGTTtttgcttttatatttttttagccaGGGGAAGGGGCAGAGCACAGGGTCGGAGGATCGCCTTGTGACATATGCGAAATTCATTGTCGCGTGTTGCGTTGTCCGTGGATGCCAACGACTTGGCAACCAACCTTGGCTGACGAGCGGTCCGCCCTGCCCCCATCCCCCGTCCCGCCACCCACCTCCACTCCTCCACCTCGCAGGCCATTACAGGTGCTGCTGCCAGATGAGCACTGGgagaaattgaattttaaccTAATTTTTGGTATTGATCCgtattaaatatcaaaaattaaatgggaAATTTTATCATATCGATTTTAATATCTGTAAGCAAATAATGAAGCATTAAAAATCCATCTCTCTAGATTtgttggtttttaaaatacagtTAGTACATCAGATATCATATAccattttttcccagtgcagacCCAGGGTAGTGCCGTATCGAGACGGACATTATCGCGCTCGTCGTCGGACGCTGGGCATTGAAAAATTGCCAATTGTTTTGGGCCAACCGAACA
This window of the Drosophila biarmipes strain raj3 chromosome 3L, RU_DBia_V1.1, whole genome shotgun sequence genome carries:
- the LOC108035664 gene encoding phosrestin-1; the encoded protein is MVVSVKVFKKATPNGKVTFYLGRRDFIDHLDYCDPVDGVIVVEPDYLKNRKVFGQLATTYRYGREEDEVMGVKFSKELILSREQIVPMTNPNMEMTPMQEKLVRKLGCNAHPFTFHFPPNSPSSVTLQQEGDDNGKPLGVEYTIRAFVGDSEDDRQHKRSMVSLVIKKLQYAPLNRGQRLPSSLVSKGFTFSNGKISLEVTLDREIYYHGEKTAATVQVSNNSKKSVKSIKCFIVQHTEITMVNAQFSKHVAQLETKEGCPITPGANLTKTFYLIPLAANNKDRHGIALDGHLKDEDVNLASSTMVQEGKSTGDACGIVISYSVRIKLNCGTLGGEMQTDVPFKLLQPAPGTIEKKRSNAMKKMKSIEQHRNVKGYYQDDDDNIVFEDFAKMRMNNVNMAD
- the LOC108034622 gene encoding peroxisomal targeting signal 2 receptor isoform X2, whose product is MQTQTHTTTDRHGYSLRFSPFEANYLLLATSQLYGLAGGGSLFLLEQNSSASSSDGQSLGELCRLEWSDGLFDVAWCPYAADIAATASGDGSLQIWCGLDGESAANQQTPKQPLICLQEHKNEVYSLDWGEKWNYHTLLSASWDCTLKLWDCNRQSSVSTFVGHSDLIYGAKFSPLIANL
- the LOC108034622 gene encoding peroxisomal targeting signal 2 receptor isoform X1, which produces MQTQTHTTTDRHGYSLRFSPFEANYLLLATSQLYGLAGGGSLFLLEQNSSASSSDGQSLGELCRLEWSDGLFDVAWCPYAADIAATASGDGSLQIWCGLDGESAANQQTPKQPLICLQEHKNEVYSLDWGEKWNYHTLLSASWDCTLKLWDCNRQSSVSTFVGHSDLIYGAKFSPLIANLFASVSTDGHLNLWNSLDFAGKPLMSIEAHASEALSCDWSHFDRNVLVTGGSDGLIRGWDLRKMRTHVFELYSGEFAVRRLACSPHSAAVLASANYDFTTRIWNLERGESAQEINAQHTEFVCGLDWNPHRTHQLADCGWDSLANVYTPQCLSGELAV